GCAGCCTTCGGACGGCGCATCCGTCTGGGCCGTCATCCGCGCCGAGGCAGTTGCGCTTGCCGGACGCGAGCCGATTTTGCAGCAATTGCTTGCGGTGCAAATAACCAATGCTGCAGGCAACAAAGAAATCATCGCCCATGTGCTGGCCGCGCGGCTGTCCGCGACGCAGGTGGCAACTGGCGATCTGTTCGATCTCATCCTGTCCATGCTTGATGATGATATCATGCGGAAGATCGAGGCGGATCTTGTTGCCGTGCGTGAGCGCGATCCGGCCTGCACGACATTTCTGCACGCGCTCCTGAACCTCAAGGGGTTTCATGCGCTGCAGACCCACCGCATCGCCCACGCGCTCTGGAACGCCGGCCGACCGGAGATCGCCAGCTGGCTCGCCAATCTCGCCTCGCTAGTCTTCGGCCCGGATATCCATCCGGCCGCGCGGATCGGCGCTTCCATCATGCTTGATCACGGCTCGGGCATCGTCATCGGCGAAACGGCGGTGATCGAGGATGAGGTATCGATCCTGCAGAATGTCACGCTCGGCGGCACCGGCAAGGAGACTGGCGATCGCCACCCGAAAATCCGCCACGGCGTGATGATCGGCGCGGGCGCCAAGATCCTCGGCAATATCGAAATCGGCGCCTTCAGCAAGGTCGCCGCCGGCAGCGTCGTGCTGAAGCCGGTTCCGGAGCATTGCACGGTCGCCGGCGTGCCGGCAACGCTCGTGCGCGTCCACCGCGCCGACGAAATCCCGGCCGAGACGATGGACCAGAATATCTAGGATCACTTTGAGATGGGCGAGTTCGCGCCGTTCCTACGCGGCTTGGTGCGTTTCTCCGAAGGCTTCGACCCGGTTGCGGCCTTCGCGTTTCGAACGATAGAGTGCCTCATCCGCCTTCTGAATCAGCCTTTCAAAATCTCCGCCGTTTTGCCCACACGCGGCAACGCCGATACTCAGGGTCGGAAAGACGGCCAGATCGGGGCACTGCATCACGGCGGCGGCGAAGGCGAGACGGATGCGATCGGCAATCACCATAGCATCTTCGAGGGAGACATTTTTCAGCACGGCAAGAAACTCATCGCCGCCTTGACGGGCGAGCAGATCGTCCGAGCGCATGATGCCTCTCGAAACGCTGGCGAAAAGCCGCAGGATATCGTCGCCGGCGGCGTGGCCATGCCGGTCGTTCAACTGCTTGAAATGGTCGATATCGATGATGAGCAGCGATACCGGCTGCGAACCGAGAGTAGGCAGATGCTGGGCAAGGCCACCGCGATTGAGCGCGCCGGTCAGCGGGTCGCGGTGGGCGAGTTCAGTCAGCTGATTTCGGCTGCGCTCGGCGGCCATCAGCACCATGGCCATGCTGCGAAGCATGATGAAAGCAACCGCCGATACCGCCATCCAGCTATGGACCACACTGCTGCCGAATGGATCCGGCCCGCCGATTTCGCCGGTCGCCGCAAGAAGACTGCGAACCGCAAAGATCGAGGCAGTGCAAACATACAGGCCGACAAGCAGGGCTGCCGAATACAGCCTCTCGCACCGGGCAATACGGATTGCCTCCCTTGCGACGGCAAGGTCGCAGAGGCAGCAAATGACGGAGACATAGAGAAGCCTCGCCGACACTGCCGAAGGATCTCTGACAATAAGTGCGACAGGCACGCTGACGAGAACGATGGCAAGCCAGAAATAGCGCTGCTCGAGCGCTCGTCCCGAAAAGACGCGCACGGCAAAGAACATCAGCATGTAGCCGGCGATGGTCACCACGTTACCGCCGTCGATCGAGACGGAGTAGGGAACGAGATTGCGCAAGGCGACGAGGAAAGAACCGAGGCCGACAAGAATGTTGCTCAGGCCCCACCACAGCGGCCACCTCTCGAAGCGGCCGGTCGCATAGGCTGCAAGCTGGAGCATGCCCTGCACGAAGCAGCTCACGGCCACAATGAAATAGATTGTCCTGAGATCCAGCAGCATGACGCTTTCCCGAAATTCTCGGGGAACGTACAGGAAGCGTTTTGCGGTTTGATTGGGGGCTTCGCTAAAAGTTTAACGATTACGGGTTTTTCCCTGCTGCAGGCGATTGTGTTGGCATCTTCACAGGGCATCCCGGTAACCATGCGCCGCGGTACCCAAAAGAATAATCCGCGCCGCAATCACGGCAGGCCCGCCTGCCTCCATGATCAAACGGCGCGGATATTGCCGGCTAGGCGGAACGAGTCCGACCCGACCGGCTGTTGCTTCAGGCTGCGCGGCGAACCGGCGCGCCAGCCAGCATGCGCCCCGAGGGGACGATCATGCCGGCCGCGCCGTCGAGCCAGCCTTCCGTCAACTCGAGCGCCAGAAAGCGCGAGCGTTCGAACGGACCCGGCATGACAAGATGGCGAGCCTTCTCGGAAAAAAAGCCGAAACGCTCGTAATAGGCAGCATCGCCGACGAGCAGGACGGCGCCATGTCCGCGCTTCTTGGCTTCGAGGATCGCCGCGCGCATCAGCGCCGAACCGATGCCCTTGCCGCCGAGATGGGGCGCAACGGCGAGCGGACCGAGCAGCAGCGCATTAATCGGCGTGCCCTCGTCATTGACGCCGGCCTCGATGTTCCAGAGCCGCACCGAGCCGATGACATGGCCGTCGCGATCGCGCGCGACCAGCGCCAGGCCTTCGGCCGGAATGCGGTTGCGGCGGATCTTTTCCGACGACTTCTTGCGGCGATCGGCGCCCATGACGCGGTCGAGCAAGGTCTCGCGGGCTACGACATCCGAGGGATTTTCGGCGTCGATGGCAAAAGTGGTAGGCGCAAAGAATGCGCGGACAGAATCAAGAACAGCGGCCATCTTGGCCTCCCGTACCCAATACCGTTATCAGCGGCGATGAAGGAAAATTGTGAATTTGCCGCCCCGGCTGGTTACGGGGCCGGCGGAAACGATCTTAGATGACGTAGGCCTTCAGCGGCTCGAAACCGTTGAAAGCGACGGCCGAATAGGTCGTCGTATAGGCGCCGGTGCCTTCGATCAGGACCTCGTCGCCGATCGAAAGGGAGATCGGCAGCGGATAGAGGTTCTTCTCGTAGAGCACGTCGGCCGAATCGCAGGTCGGGCCGGCGATGACGCAGGGCTCCATCTCGTCGCCGTCGTGATCCGTGCGGATCGGATAGCGGATGGCTTCGTCCATCGTCTCGGCGAGACCGCCGAACTTGCCGATGTCGAGGAATACCCAGCGGGCATCGTCATTGTCCGACTTCTTCGAAATCAGCACGACTTCCGCCTTGATGACGCCGGCATTGCCGACCATGCCGCGGCCCGGCTCGATGATCGTCTGCGGGATCTGGTTGCCGAAATGCGTTCGCAGTGCCTGGTAGATCGACTTGCCGTAAGCTTCTGCGGACGGAACGTCGCGCAGGTACTTGGTCGGGAAGCCGCCGCCCATGTTGACCATCTGCAGGTGGATGCCCTGCTTGGCAAGCGATACGAAGACGCGCTTGGCATCAGCAAGCGCCGAATCCCAGGCATCGACCTTGGTCATCTGCGAACCGACATGGAACGAGACGCCGTAGGACTGCAGGCCAAGCTGATGGGCGTAGACGAGAACGTCGACAGCCATCTGCGGGACGCAGCCGAACTTGCGCGACAGCGGCCATTCGGCGCCTTCGCCATCCGTCAGCACGCGGCAGAAGACACGGGCGCCGGGAGCGGCGCGCGAGATCTTCTCGACTTCCTCGTGGCTGTCGACAGCAAAGAGGCTGACGCCGAGCGCATGCGCGCGGGCAACGTCGCGTTCCTTCTTGATCGTATTGCCAAAGGAGATGCGAGCGGCTGTCGCACCGGCTTCGAGCGCCATTTCGATTTCGGCAACGGATGCGCAATCGAAATTGGAGCCGAGGCCTGCAAGCAGCTTCAGCACTTCGGGGGCCGGGTTGGCCTTGACGGCGTAGTAGATGGCGCTGTCCGGCATTGCGTGACGGAAAGCGTGGAAATTGTCACTGATGACGTCGAGGTCAACCACGAGGCAGGGACCGTCGGGACGTCGGGTTGCGAGAAAGTCGCGGATGCGCTGGGTGGTCATATCGATTCCCTCTTCCAGTTCCAGAGCTCCGGCATGAACCGGAGGACAAAGGGCATACGAGAACCCGCATTGGAACCAGCCGGTGGAGACCCCGGAACCATAGCAAGCGCTCGATGCGCAGATAGTGAACCAACGCCGCCATGCGGTGTAAGTTCGGCTTTGTCTGCCATGGATTGGAGGGAGAATCCCAACCGCACTTCCGGCAATGATGGTGTGCCTCTTCAGTAACCCCCGCTGATGGAAAGCAGGGAGAGAACAAAAAGGCCCGCACCGTCGTTGCTTCAGGCGTCCTCGCATTTTCCGGTTGGCCGGAATAGCGACTGGAGGGGTTAATTCCAGGTACCTTACCGATTTCCTCACCAATTCGAGGGTTCGGCGGACACCCATGGGCACGTGCGACTTTGGGCTGATGTGGAAATAAGAATATTCGCCTTCATAATCAAGCGATTTTTTGATCGCGGGGCCAAAAAAATAATTGAACAAAACGAGCCGATTTGTTCAACATTCCGAAACAGCGTAAGGGACGTCCATGGATACCTTGACTCGCATACGTGCTTTCATCGATGTCGTCGAAGCCGAAGGCTTTTCCGCCGCCGCGCGGCGCACCGGCCGCTCCAAGGCGCTGCTCTCCAAATATGTGCGCGAGTTGGAGGATGAGCTCGGCGCGCTGCTCCTCAACCGCACCACCCGGCAGTTCTCCATGACCGAGGCCGGCCATACCTATTACCGCACCGCCTCCGATATCCTCAAGGAGATCGACAACCTCGCCGATCTCGTGCGCGAAAACAATGCGCAACTCAAAGGACGGCTTCGCATCTCAGTGCCGCGCACCTTCGTCGATGCCGATGTTGGCCAGTCGCTGATCGATTTTGCCAAGGAGAATCCGGACCTTTCGCTGGAGATCGCCGCCGACGACCGGTTTGTCGATCTGATCGAGGAAGGCTT
This Rhizobium sp. NZLR1 DNA region includes the following protein-coding sequences:
- the cysE gene encoding serine O-acetyltransferase, which encodes MSKSTDLGLAEQQSQPSDGASVWAVIRAEAVALAGREPILQQLLAVQITNAAGNKEIIAHVLAARLSATQVATGDLFDLILSMLDDDIMRKIEADLVAVRERDPACTTFLHALLNLKGFHALQTHRIAHALWNAGRPEIASWLANLASLVFGPDIHPAARIGASIMLDHGSGIVIGETAVIEDEVSILQNVTLGGTGKETGDRHPKIRHGVMIGAGAKILGNIEIGAFSKVAAGSVVLKPVPEHCTVAGVPATLVRVHRADEIPAETMDQNI
- a CDS encoding N-acetyltransferase, giving the protein MAAVLDSVRAFFAPTTFAIDAENPSDVVARETLLDRVMGADRRKKSSEKIRRNRIPAEGLALVARDRDGHVIGSVRLWNIEAGVNDEGTPINALLLGPLAVAPHLGGKGIGSALMRAAILEAKKRGHGAVLLVGDAAYYERFGFFSEKARHLVMPGPFERSRFLALELTEGWLDGAAGMIVPSGRMLAGAPVRRAA
- the odc2 gene encoding ornithine/lysine decarboxylase, with amino-acid sequence MTTQRIRDFLATRRPDGPCLVVDLDVISDNFHAFRHAMPDSAIYYAVKANPAPEVLKLLAGLGSNFDCASVAEIEMALEAGATAARISFGNTIKKERDVARAHALGVSLFAVDSHEEVEKISRAAPGARVFCRVLTDGEGAEWPLSRKFGCVPQMAVDVLVYAHQLGLQSYGVSFHVGSQMTKVDAWDSALADAKRVFVSLAKQGIHLQMVNMGGGFPTKYLRDVPSAEAYGKSIYQALRTHFGNQIPQTIIEPGRGMVGNAGVIKAEVVLISKKSDNDDARWVFLDIGKFGGLAETMDEAIRYPIRTDHDGDEMEPCVIAGPTCDSADVLYEKNLYPLPISLSIGDEVLIEGTGAYTTTYSAVAFNGFEPLKAYVI
- a CDS encoding GGDEF domain-containing protein, whose protein sequence is MLLDLRTIYFIVAVSCFVQGMLQLAAYATGRFERWPLWWGLSNILVGLGSFLVALRNLVPYSVSIDGGNVVTIAGYMLMFFAVRVFSGRALEQRYFWLAIVLVSVPVALIVRDPSAVSARLLYVSVICCLCDLAVAREAIRIARCERLYSAALLVGLYVCTASIFAVRSLLAATGEIGGPDPFGSSVVHSWMAVSAVAFIMLRSMAMVLMAAERSRNQLTELAHRDPLTGALNRGGLAQHLPTLGSQPVSLLIIDIDHFKQLNDRHGHAAGDDILRLFASVSRGIMRSDDLLARQGGDEFLAVLKNVSLEDAMVIADRIRLAFAAAVMQCPDLAVFPTLSIGVAACGQNGGDFERLIQKADEALYRSKREGRNRVEAFGETHQAA